The following proteins are co-located in the Sphingobacteriia bacterium genome:
- a CDS encoding flagellar assembly protein FliX — MRIESNKPVTSVSGVNKGSKNKGGTGFSDALSKAQAEKLSSQQNIQATQSIFIIPDIADELTKEKKKRVISNARDVLKELNSLKTALLNGRLSEENLINIENQLLKLKEENSDDPKLIQIINDIEIRAAVELTKFGK, encoded by the coding sequence ATGCGAATAGAATCAAATAAACCTGTAACTTCAGTTTCAGGGGTAAATAAAGGTAGTAAAAACAAAGGTGGAACTGGCTTTTCAGATGCACTTAGCAAAGCCCAAGCAGAAAAGCTTTCAAGCCAGCAAAATATTCAGGCCACACAAAGCATCTTTATTATTCCCGATATAGCCGATGAATTAACTAAAGAAAAGAAAAAGCGTGTAATTTCAAACGCTAGAGATGTGTTAAAGGAATTAAATAGCCTCAAAACTGCTCTTTTAAATGGTCGCTTAAGTGAGGAAAATTTGATTAATATTGAGAATCAATTACTTAAGTTAAAAGAGGAAAATTCTGACGATCCTAAATTAATTCAAATAATCAATGATATAGAAATTAGAGCGGCAGTTGAATTGACAAAATTTGGTAAATAA
- a CDS encoding TerC family protein, which produces MEKSLLVWIVFLSVVLIMLILDLGLLNKKGTIPSVKKSIWISFFYIFIGFSFSFWIWNQMGLIAAKEYLTGFIIEKTLSLDNVFVISVIFTFFNIPSKYQHRVLFWGILGVIILRAIMIGIGAVVIKQYQWIMYIFSVFLIYTGIKMFNSGAYQPDIKNNLLYKLVSKYFRVTHELHEEKFLVRLPINGEKTALYLTPLMLSLIMIEFVDLIFAVDSVPAIFAITNDPYIVYTSNIFAILGLRSLYFALDAIITKFKYLKHALSIVLIFIGSKIFINDIFNIDKFPPHISLLVTLTLIIGGIIYSVVKTKNEELK; this is translated from the coding sequence ATGGAAAAATCATTATTAGTGTGGATAGTTTTTTTAAGTGTTGTTTTAATCATGCTAATTCTTGATTTAGGCTTATTAAATAAGAAAGGTACAATACCTTCAGTTAAAAAAAGTATATGGATTTCCTTTTTTTATATTTTTATAGGTTTTTCATTTAGTTTTTGGATATGGAACCAAATGGGTTTAATCGCTGCTAAGGAATACTTAACAGGATTTATTATCGAAAAAACTTTATCCTTAGATAATGTTTTTGTTATATCAGTAATATTTACCTTTTTCAATATACCTTCAAAGTATCAACATCGTGTTTTATTCTGGGGAATTCTTGGAGTAATAATATTACGAGCAATAATGATAGGTATTGGGGCAGTTGTTATTAAACAATATCAGTGGATAATGTATATATTCTCTGTGTTTTTAATTTATACAGGAATTAAAATGTTCAATTCAGGAGCTTACCAGCCTGACATTAAAAATAATTTATTATATAAGCTAGTTTCTAAATATTTTCGCGTCACTCATGAACTACATGAAGAAAAATTTTTGGTTAGACTACCAATAAACGGAGAAAAAACGGCCTTATATTTAACACCATTAATGTTAAGTTTAATTATGATAGAATTCGTAGACTTAATTTTTGCTGTTGATAGCGTGCCTGCAATTTTTGCTATAACTAACGATCCGTATATTGTGTATACTAGTAATATATTTGCAATATTAGGTTTAAGATCATTATATTTTGCTTTAGATGCAATTATAACTAAATTTAAATATTTAAAACATGCATTATCAATTGTCCTAATATTCATAGGATCTAAAATTTTTATTAATGATATTTTTAATATAGATAAATTCCCTCCTCATATTTCATTACTAGTTACTTTAACTTTAATTATAGGTGGGATTATTTATTCTGTTGTTAAAACAAAAAATGAAGAATTAAAATAA
- a CDS encoding RluA family pseudouridine synthase, with the protein MDNILKFNHIILPSRERLDKILSELLIEKNISRSRIQKLINDEKVLVDNIIIKDPSQKFSNISEIVVNLPAPEPTNIIPKNSQSFDVIFEDEDLIVINKPPFVTVHPGAGNYQDTLVNELVAYVGDNLSGVGGILRPGIVHRLDKDTSGLMIIAKNDKAHHSLSNQLKTRELSRKYYALVYGVPSPKKGVITTQIARDRINRTKMKVVKSGGREAITEYKVIEIYLDDRFSLVECSLKTGRTHQIRVHMTHIGHSIIGDKTYGSKRGKGVQALPEEVKVSIETFKRQALHAFSLGFIHPETNEPMQFEIELNDDMKVLIETLKENV; encoded by the coding sequence ATGGATAACATTTTAAAGTTTAATCATATAATTTTACCAAGTAGAGAGAGGTTAGACAAGATTTTAAGTGAACTATTAATTGAAAAAAATATTTCAAGGTCTAGAATTCAAAAACTTATTAATGATGAAAAAGTTTTAGTTGATAATATTATAATAAAAGACCCTTCGCAAAAATTTTCAAATATAAGTGAAATTGTTGTAAATCTTCCTGCGCCAGAACCAACTAATATAATCCCAAAAAATAGCCAAAGTTTTGATGTTATATTTGAAGATGAGGATTTAATTGTTATAAATAAACCGCCCTTTGTTACTGTGCACCCAGGTGCTGGTAATTATCAAGATACACTTGTTAATGAGTTAGTTGCATATGTTGGTGATAATTTATCTGGGGTTGGCGGTATATTACGTCCGGGTATTGTGCATAGACTTGATAAAGATACAAGTGGACTTATGATTATTGCAAAAAATGATAAAGCTCATCATTCATTATCAAATCAATTAAAAACTCGTGAACTTTCTAGAAAATATTATGCGCTGGTTTATGGTGTACCTTCTCCTAAAAAGGGAGTAATTACAACCCAAATTGCAAGAGATAGAATTAACCGCACAAAAATGAAAGTTGTGAAATCTGGAGGAAGGGAAGCAATTACTGAATATAAAGTAATTGAAATTTATTTAGATGATAGATTTTCATTAGTTGAATGTAGCCTTAAAACTGGTAGAACTCACCAAATTAGGGTTCATATGACTCATATAGGCCATTCTATTATAGGCGATAAAACTTATGGAAGTAAGAGAGGTAAGGGAGTGCAAGCTCTTCCAGAAGAAGTTAAAGTTTCAATCGAAACCTTCAAACGTCAAGCTTTACATGCGTTTAGCCTAGGGTTCATTCACCCAGAAACTAATGAACCAATGCAGTTTGAAATAGAATTAAATGATGATATGAAAGTATTAATTGAAACGCTTAAAGAAAATGTATAA
- a CDS encoding magnesium transporter, producing the protein MIIYVKVPNDGIKQIPLNETDNIPTNTLWIDLIKINIEEEKKLEDLLKINIPTAEETQSIFISNRLYEENKAIYMSITLYHSQKGNANLLEAKVLTFVLVNKILITIRDFESNYLYDSLNSDSEKYYLTNSNAGLSLLLVFLRKIINEAASFLEEIGHNLDDQNKYILNSNINNKNKPNHKMILKEINNMGNSVSKIRESLITISRMIIFLSQSSVMDNEDSVGKNLKIFLKDISALSDHSTFLSNKVSFLLDALLGLINIEQNNIIKIFSLLSVVFMPPTLIASIYGMNFEFMPELKWFGGYPAALIFMCISSWVPYKYFKKKKWL; encoded by the coding sequence ATGATAATATATGTAAAAGTTCCTAATGATGGAATAAAACAAATCCCTTTAAATGAGACTGACAATATTCCTACAAATACACTATGGATAGATTTAATTAAAATTAATATTGAAGAAGAAAAAAAACTAGAAGATCTTTTAAAAATTAATATTCCTACAGCAGAAGAAACTCAAAGTATATTTATTTCAAATAGGCTCTATGAAGAAAATAAAGCAATTTACATGTCAATTACCCTCTATCATAGTCAAAAAGGAAATGCAAATTTACTTGAAGCAAAAGTTTTAACTTTTGTACTTGTAAATAAAATATTAATTACTATTCGTGATTTTGAAAGTAACTATCTTTATGATAGTTTAAATTCTGATTCAGAAAAATATTACCTTACCAATTCTAACGCTGGCTTATCACTACTATTAGTATTCTTAAGAAAGATTATTAATGAAGCTGCTTCCTTTTTAGAAGAGATTGGACATAACCTAGATGATCAAAATAAATATATTTTAAATTCAAATATAAATAATAAAAATAAACCAAATCATAAAATGATTCTTAAAGAAATAAATAATATGGGTAACTCAGTATCAAAAATTCGAGAAAGCCTAATTACAATTAGTCGTATGATTATATTTTTATCACAATCAAGTGTAATGGATAATGAGGATAGTGTTGGTAAAAACCTAAAAATCTTTTTAAAAGATATTTCTGCGCTAAGTGATCATTCAACTTTCCTTTCAAATAAAGTAAGTTTTCTGCTTGATGCCCTTCTAGGGTTAATTAATATCGAACAAAATAATATAATTAAAATTTTTTCCTTATTATCTGTAGTGTTTATGCCTCCTACTTTGATAGCAAGTATTTATGGTATGAATTTTGAATTTATGCCTGAATTAAAATGGTTTGGTGGATATCCTGCTGCCCTAATATTTATGTGCATTTCCTCCTGGGTGCCATATAAATATTTTAAAAAGAAAAAGTGGCTTTAG
- the uvrB gene encoding excinuclease ABC subunit UvrB: MTLHNKFKIESEYKPAGDQPKAIDQLCEGILKGERNQVLLGVTGSGKTFTMANVIERLQRPALIMAHNKTLAAQLYNEMKTFFSHNAVEYFVSYYDYYQPEAYIPRSDVYIEKTAQINEQIDLMRHSATRSALERRDCIIVSSVSCIYGLGSPDLYSGMAVHIKQGEKLNREEFIKRLVALQYNRNDFEAKRGTFRVRGENVDVIPAHYSEKGWSICFFGDEIDYIAEFDIITGKKEAKLKQAVIYSSSHYVTPVDTMQRAITNIKHELVDRLDHFRTIQKLLEAQRLEQRTQFDIEMMIETGSCKGIENYSRFLSGRRPGDPPPTLFEYLPKDTLYFIDESHVTVSQIGGMYNGDRSRKTTLVEHGFRLPSALDNRPLKFEEWNELRGTTVFVSATPGKYELELTGGKYVEQVIRPTGLIDPLCIIKPATHQVDDLLKECHDAVQKGERVLVTTLTKKMAEDLTGYLSNIGLKVSYLHSDIQTLERVEIINNLRRGDVDIIVGINLLREGLDIPECALVAILDADKEGFLRSETSLIQTIGRAARNLNGRVILYADNITKSIDKAVSETKRRRELQMEYNKTHGINPASISKYISEHSNFTRSKDDEINIDELGKLIDKKRKEMLQLASDLEFEKAARLRDEVKKLEEKALGVRK; encoded by the coding sequence ATGACATTGCACAATAAATTTAAAATTGAATCTGAATACAAACCAGCAGGGGATCAGCCAAAGGCAATTGATCAACTTTGTGAAGGTATTTTAAAAGGGGAAAGAAACCAAGTTTTGCTTGGTGTTACCGGTTCTGGTAAAACTTTTACTATGGCCAATGTTATTGAAAGGTTACAACGTCCAGCTCTTATAATGGCGCATAATAAAACACTTGCTGCTCAATTATATAATGAAATGAAAACCTTTTTTTCTCATAATGCAGTTGAATATTTCGTTTCATATTATGACTATTATCAGCCAGAGGCTTATATTCCAAGATCAGATGTTTATATTGAAAAAACTGCGCAAATAAATGAGCAGATTGATCTTATGCGACATTCGGCCACACGCTCCGCTCTTGAAAGAAGAGATTGTATTATAGTTTCTTCTGTTTCTTGTATTTATGGTCTTGGCTCGCCCGACCTTTATTCAGGTATGGCCGTGCACATTAAGCAAGGTGAAAAGTTAAATAGAGAAGAATTTATAAAAAGATTAGTTGCACTTCAATATAACCGTAATGATTTTGAAGCTAAGCGCGGTACTTTTAGAGTAAGAGGAGAAAATGTCGATGTTATTCCCGCTCACTATTCTGAGAAAGGTTGGTCAATTTGTTTCTTTGGTGATGAGATAGATTATATCGCTGAATTTGACATTATTACTGGTAAAAAAGAAGCTAAGCTTAAACAAGCAGTAATTTATTCAAGTTCGCATTATGTTACACCAGTTGATACAATGCAAAGAGCAATTACAAATATTAAGCATGAGCTAGTAGATAGGTTAGATCATTTTAGAACAATTCAAAAATTACTTGAAGCGCAAAGGTTAGAGCAAAGAACTCAGTTTGATATTGAAATGATGATTGAAACAGGTAGTTGTAAGGGTATTGAAAACTATTCAAGATTCCTTTCAGGTAGAAGACCGGGTGACCCACCACCGACGTTGTTTGAATATTTACCAAAAGATACACTATATTTTATTGATGAAAGCCATGTTACAGTTTCACAAATCGGAGGGATGTATAATGGTGATAGATCGCGTAAAACAACGCTTGTAGAGCATGGGTTTAGATTACCTTCAGCACTAGATAACAGGCCACTTAAATTTGAAGAATGGAATGAATTAAGAGGAACTACTGTTTTTGTTTCAGCAACACCTGGTAAATATGAACTTGAACTAACAGGTGGAAAATATGTTGAGCAAGTTATTCGCCCAACAGGACTTATTGACCCACTTTGTATTATTAAACCTGCAACTCACCAAGTTGATGATTTGCTTAAAGAATGCCATGATGCTGTACAAAAAGGCGAAAGAGTTTTAGTCACAACTTTAACTAAAAAAATGGCTGAGGATTTAACAGGTTATTTAAGTAATATAGGCCTTAAAGTGTCATATTTACATTCTGATATTCAAACTTTAGAAAGAGTTGAGATTATAAATAATTTAAGAAGAGGGGACGTCGATATAATTGTAGGTATTAACCTTCTTAGAGAAGGGCTTGATATACCGGAATGCGCATTGGTTGCCATCCTCGATGCTGATAAAGAAGGTTTCTTAAGGTCAGAAACTTCTCTTATTCAGACGATTGGACGCGCTGCTAGAAATCTTAATGGTAGAGTAATTCTTTACGCCGATAATATTACTAAATCGATTGACAAAGCGGTTAGTGAAACCAAAAGGCGAAGAGAATTACAGATGGAATACAATAAAACACATGGTATTAATCCTGCATCTATTAGCAAATATATTTCAGAACATTCTAACTTTACCAGATCTAAAGATGATGAAATTAATATCGATGAACTTGGTAAACTTATTGATAAAAAACGCAAAGAAATGTTACAACTTGCATCTGATCTTGAATTCGAAAAAGCTGCTCGTCTAAGAGATGAAGTGAAAAAACTCGAAGAAAAAGCGCTTGGGGTTAGAAAATAA